From one Comamonas piscis genomic stretch:
- the rpoB gene encoding DNA-directed RNA polymerase subunit beta, whose product MAYSYTERKRIRKSFGSRDSVLEVPYLLQMQKDAYTAFLQADSAPKKRTDEGLQAAFNSAFPIVSHNGFVEMKFVEYNLARPAFDVRECQTRGLTFSSAVRAKVQLIIYDRESSTPQSKVVKEVKEQEVYMGEVPLMTDKGSFIVNGTERVIVSQLHRSPGVFFEHDKGKTHSSGKLLFSARIIPYRGSWLDFEFDPKDLLFFRVDRRRKMPVSILLKAIGMTPESILATFYENDNFRLMDSGAQMEFVADRLKGEVARFDITDKSGKVVVAKDKRITARHTREMEQSGTKFISVPEDFLLGRVAAKNIVDPDTGEIIAKANEEMTEALLKKLRSAGIQDLACIYTNELSHGAYISQTLRTDETADEFAARVAIYRMMRPGEPPTEDAVQALFQRLFYNEDTYDLSRVGRMKFNAKIGRDSAVGPMVLSNEDILEVVKILVDLRNGKGEVDDIDHLGNRRVRCVGELAENQYRTGLARIEKAVKERLGQAEQEPLMPHDLINSKPISAALKEFFGASQLSQFMDQTNPLAEITHKRRVSALGPGGLTRERAGFEVRDVHVTHYGRVCPIETPEGPNIGLINSLALYARLNEYGFIETPYRRVIDGKVTDQMDYLSAIEEGKYVIAQANAELDAEGRLTGDLVSARENGESTLLSAERVQYMDVSPAQIVSVAASLIPFLEHDDANRALMGANMSRQAVPVLRPEKPMVGTGIERVAAVDSGTVVTATRGGIVDYVDATRIVIRVNDEEAVAGEVGVDIYNLIKYQRSNQNTNIHQRPVVSRGDKLAKGDVIADGASTDLGEIAIGQNMLIAFMTWNGYNFEDSILISERVVAEDRYTSIHIEELVVMARDTKLGAEEITRDIPNLSEQQLNRLDESGIIYVGAEVQPGDVLVGKVTPKGETTLTPEEKLLRAIFGEKASDVKDTSLRVDQGSQGTVIDVQVFTREGITRDKRAQQIIDDELKRFRLDLNDQLRIVEADAFDRIAKLLNGRVANGGPQKLAKGTKIDKAYLDGVEKFHWFDIRPAEDDVAAQLESIKNSIEQQRHNFDLAFEEKRKKLTQGDELPAGVLKMVKVYLAVKRRLQPGDKMAGRHGNKGVVSKIVPVEDMPFMADGTTADIVLNPLGVPSRMNIGQVLEVHLGWAGKGLGQRIGDMLQAEARASEVRSFLEEVYNSRGRKEDLKQLSDDQVMFMAENLKNGVPFATPVFDGASEQEIQDMLKLAYPDDIQARKGLTEPRTQAYLYDGRTGDRFERPTTIGYMHYLKLHHLVDDKMHARSTGPYSLVTQQPLGGKAQFGGQRFGEMEVWALEAYGAAYVLQEMLTVKSDDVVGRTKVYESIVKGEHAIEAGMPESFNVLVKEIRSLGLDIELERS is encoded by the coding sequence ATGGCCTATTCTTACACCGAACGCAAGCGAATCCGCAAAAGTTTCGGCAGCCGCGATAGCGTGCTCGAAGTGCCTTACCTGCTGCAAATGCAAAAAGATGCTTACACCGCATTTTTGCAAGCAGACTCGGCCCCTAAAAAGCGTACTGATGAGGGCTTGCAAGCCGCCTTCAACTCTGCTTTCCCTATCGTCTCGCACAATGGTTTTGTCGAGATGAAGTTTGTCGAGTACAACCTCGCCAGGCCCGCTTTCGACGTGCGCGAATGCCAGACCCGTGGTCTGACCTTCTCGTCCGCTGTGCGCGCCAAGGTGCAGTTGATCATCTATGACCGCGAATCCTCCACGCCCCAATCCAAGGTGGTCAAGGAAGTGAAAGAGCAGGAAGTCTACATGGGCGAAGTGCCCCTGATGACGGACAAAGGTTCATTCATTGTCAATGGCACCGAGCGTGTGATCGTCTCGCAGCTGCACCGCTCGCCTGGCGTGTTCTTTGAACACGACAAGGGCAAGACCCACAGCTCGGGCAAGCTGCTGTTCTCGGCACGCATCATCCCTTACCGCGGCTCCTGGCTGGACTTCGAGTTCGACCCCAAGGACCTGCTGTTCTTCCGTGTGGACCGCCGCCGCAAGATGCCGGTGTCGATCCTGCTGAAGGCCATCGGCATGACGCCTGAGTCGATCCTGGCAACGTTCTACGAGAACGACAACTTCCGCCTGATGGACAGCGGCGCACAAATGGAATTTGTGGCTGACCGTCTCAAGGGTGAAGTCGCACGCTTTGACATCACCGACAAGTCGGGCAAGGTGGTCGTGGCCAAGGACAAGCGCATCACCGCGCGCCACACCCGCGAAATGGAACAATCGGGCACCAAGTTCATCAGCGTGCCTGAAGACTTTCTGCTCGGCCGCGTCGCTGCCAAGAACATCGTTGACCCTGACACCGGTGAAATCATCGCCAAGGCCAACGAGGAAATGACCGAAGCGCTGCTCAAGAAGCTGCGCTCGGCCGGTATCCAGGATCTGGCTTGCATCTACACGAACGAGCTGAGCCACGGCGCCTACATCTCGCAGACCCTGCGCACCGATGAAACCGCGGACGAGTTCGCTGCACGCGTGGCCATCTACCGCATGATGCGTCCCGGCGAGCCGCCAACCGAAGATGCAGTGCAGGCGCTGTTCCAGCGTTTGTTCTACAACGAAGACACCTACGATCTGTCGCGCGTCGGCCGCATGAAGTTCAATGCCAAGATTGGCCGCGACTCTGCTGTGGGCCCCATGGTGCTGTCCAACGAAGACATCCTCGAAGTCGTAAAGATCCTGGTGGATCTGCGCAACGGCAAGGGTGAAGTCGATGACATCGACCACTTGGGTAACCGCCGCGTGCGTTGCGTGGGCGAGCTGGCCGAAAACCAGTACCGCACCGGTCTGGCACGTATCGAAAAGGCTGTGAAGGAGCGTCTGGGCCAGGCTGAGCAAGAGCCGCTGATGCCGCACGACCTGATCAACAGCAAGCCGATCTCGGCGGCACTGAAGGAATTCTTCGGCGCGTCGCAGCTGTCACAGTTCATGGACCAGACCAACCCGCTGGCTGAAATCACGCACAAGCGCCGTGTTTCCGCTCTGGGTCCAGGTGGTCTGACCCGCGAACGCGCAGGCTTTGAAGTGCGTGACGTTCACGTCACCCACTACGGCCGCGTCTGCCCGATTGAAACGCCTGAAGGTCCAAACATTGGTCTGATCAACTCGCTGGCTCTGTACGCACGCCTGAACGAGTACGGTTTCATCGAAACCCCTTACCGTCGCGTGATCGACGGCAAGGTGACCGACCAGATGGACTACCTCTCGGCCATCGAAGAAGGCAAGTACGTGATCGCGCAGGCCAATGCCGAGCTCGACGCTGAAGGCCGTCTGACCGGTGACCTGGTCTCTGCCCGTGAAAACGGTGAATCGACCCTGCTGTCCGCCGAGCGCGTGCAGTACATGGACGTGTCGCCCGCACAGATCGTGTCGGTGGCTGCTTCGCTGATTCCGTTCCTCGAACACGATGACGCGAACCGCGCATTGATGGGTGCCAACATGTCGCGCCAGGCCGTGCCTGTGTTGCGCCCTGAAAAGCCCATGGTCGGTACCGGTATCGAGCGCGTTGCTGCGGTCGACTCGGGCACCGTGGTGACCGCGACCCGTGGCGGTATCGTGGATTACGTGGATGCGACCCGTATCGTGATCCGCGTGAACGACGAAGAAGCCGTGGCCGGTGAAGTGGGTGTGGACATCTACAACCTCATCAAGTACCAGCGTTCCAACCAGAACACCAACATCCACCAGCGTCCTGTCGTCAGCCGTGGCGACAAGCTGGCCAAGGGTGATGTGATTGCGGACGGTGCATCGACCGACCTGGGCGAAATCGCCATTGGTCAGAACATGCTGATCGCCTTCATGACCTGGAACGGCTACAACTTCGAAGACTCGATCCTGATCTCCGAACGCGTGGTCGCGGAAGACCGCTACACCTCGATCCACATCGAGGAACTGGTGGTGATGGCCCGTGACACCAAGCTGGGTGCCGAGGAAATCACGCGCGACATCCCGAACCTGTCTGAGCAACAGCTCAACCGTCTGGACGAGTCCGGCATCATCTACGTGGGTGCAGAAGTGCAACCCGGCGATGTGCTGGTGGGCAAGGTCACGCCAAAGGGCGAGACCACCTTGACCCCAGAAGAGAAGTTGCTGCGCGCCATCTTCGGTGAGAAGGCGTCCGACGTGAAGGACACCTCGCTGCGCGTGGACCAGGGCTCGCAAGGTACCGTGATCGACGTGCAGGTCTTCACCCGTGAAGGCATCACGCGCGACAAGCGTGCCCAGCAGATCATCGACGATGAACTCAAGCGCTTCCGTCTGGACCTGAACGACCAGCTGCGTATTGTTGAAGCCGACGCTTTCGACCGTATCGCCAAGCTGCTCAACGGCCGCGTGGCCAACGGCGGCCCGCAAAAGCTGGCCAAGGGCACCAAGATCGACAAGGCCTATCTGGACGGCGTGGAGAAATTCCACTGGTTCGATATCCGCCCTGCAGAAGACGATGTCGCAGCACAGCTGGAGTCCATCAAGAACTCCATCGAGCAGCAACGCCACAACTTCGACCTGGCTTTTGAAGAAAAGCGCAAGAAGTTGACCCAAGGCGACGAGCTGCCCGCTGGCGTGCTCAAGATGGTCAAGGTCTACCTGGCCGTCAAGCGCCGCCTGCAGCCTGGTGACAAGATGGCCGGCCGCCACGGTAACAAGGGTGTGGTCTCCAAGATCGTGCCGGTGGAAGACATGCCTTTCATGGCGGATGGCACCACCGCCGACATCGTGCTGAACCCGCTGGGCGTGCCTTCGCGCATGAACATCGGTCAGGTGCTGGAAGTCCACCTGGGCTGGGCCGGCAAGGGTCTGGGCCAGCGCATCGGCGACATGCTGCAAGCAGAAGCCCGTGCCTCTGAAGTGCGCTCCTTCCTGGAAGAGGTGTACAACAGCCGTGGTCGCAAGGAAGACCTCAAGCAACTGTCCGATGACCAGGTCATGTTCATGGCGGAGAACCTGAAGAACGGCGTGCCATTCGCAACGCCCGTGTTCGACGGTGCTTCCGAGCAGGAAATTCAGGACATGCTCAAGCTGGCGTACCCGGATGACATCCAGGCACGCAAGGGTCTGACCGAGCCACGCACGCAAGCGTATCTGTATGACGGCCGCACCGGTGATCGCTTCGAGCGCCCCACCACCATCGGCTACATGCACTACCTCAAGCTGCACCACTTGGTCGACGACAAGATGCACGCTCGCTCCACCGGTCCTTACTCGCTGGTGACGCAACAACCTCTGGGCGGTAAGGCCCAGTTCGGTGGTCAGCGTTTTGGTGAGATGGAAGTGTGGGCGCTGGAAGCCTATGGCGCCGCTTATGTGCTGCAGGAAATGCTGACCGTGAAGTCCGATGACGTGGTGGGCCGTACCAAGGTGTACGAATCCATCGTCAAGGGTGAACACGCTATCGAAGCCGGCATGCCGGAGTCGTTCAATGTGCTGGTCAAGGAAATCCGTTCCCTGGGCCTGGACATCGAACTGGAACGTTCTTAA
- the rplA gene encoding 50S ribosomal protein L1: MAKLTKKQKAQQGKVEATKLYAFAEAVALVKDAATAKFDESIDVAIQLGVDAKKSDQVVRGAVVLPNGTGKTTRVAVFAQGAKAEEAKAAGADIVGMDDLAAMVKAGDMPFDIVIAAPDAMRVVGTLGQILGPRGLMPNPKVGTVTPDVATAVKNAKAGQVQFRVDKAGIVHSTIGRRSFDNDKLQGNLAALIDALNKAKPATSKGMYLRKVAVSSTMGIGVRVDAQTIAA; this comes from the coding sequence ATGGCAAAGTTGACCAAAAAGCAAAAGGCCCAGCAAGGCAAGGTGGAAGCCACCAAGCTGTACGCATTCGCCGAAGCAGTTGCACTCGTCAAGGACGCCGCAACGGCCAAGTTTGATGAATCCATCGACGTGGCTATTCAGCTGGGCGTGGATGCCAAGAAGTCGGACCAAGTGGTTCGTGGCGCTGTCGTGCTGCCTAACGGCACCGGCAAGACCACCCGCGTGGCTGTGTTCGCACAAGGCGCCAAGGCTGAAGAAGCCAAGGCCGCTGGTGCCGACATCGTCGGTATGGACGACCTGGCCGCCATGGTCAAGGCTGGTGACATGCCTTTCGACATCGTGATCGCTGCCCCTGACGCCATGCGCGTTGTGGGTACCCTGGGTCAGATCCTGGGCCCACGTGGCCTGATGCCTAACCCCAAGGTTGGCACCGTGACCCCCGATGTTGCTACGGCTGTGAAGAACGCCAAGGCAGGTCAAGTGCAGTTCCGCGTCGACAAGGCCGGTATTGTGCATTCGACCATCGGCCGTCGCTCGTTCGACAACGACAAGCTGCAAGGCAACTTGGCTGCTCTGATCGATGCACTGAACAAGGCCAAGCCAGCTACCAGCAAGGGTATGTACCTGCGCAAGGTGGCGGTGTCGTCGACGATGGGTATCGGCGTTCGCGTCGATGCACAGACCATCGCAGCGTAA
- the nusG gene encoding transcription termination/antitermination protein NusG yields MSNTDETTNTGAEAPTTVANPDLRWYIVHAYSGMEKAVERNILERIHRSDMQSKFGRILVPTEEVVEVRNGQKKTTERRLFPGYVFVEMVMDDDTWHLVKHTSKVTGFVGGAKNRPAPISEAEVQKIVLQMEEGSEKPRHKVEFMVGEFIRVKEGPFTDFNGSVEEVNYEKSRLRVSVMIFGRSTPVELEFAQVEKT; encoded by the coding sequence ATGTCGAACACGGACGAAACCACCAACACAGGCGCTGAGGCGCCTACAACTGTTGCTAATCCCGATCTGCGCTGGTACATCGTTCATGCCTATTCCGGTATGGAAAAGGCCGTTGAGCGCAATATTCTGGAGCGCATCCACCGCTCGGACATGCAAAGCAAGTTCGGTCGCATCCTGGTGCCTACCGAAGAAGTGGTGGAAGTGCGCAATGGTCAGAAGAAGACCACCGAGCGCCGCCTGTTCCCCGGTTATGTCTTCGTCGAGATGGTGATGGATGACGACACCTGGCACTTGGTCAAGCACACCAGCAAGGTGACCGGTTTTGTCGGCGGTGCCAAGAACCGTCCCGCGCCCATCTCCGAAGCCGAAGTTCAGAAGATCGTGCTGCAGATGGAAGAGGGCTCGGAAAAGCCACGCCACAAGGTCGAATTCATGGTGGGCGAGTTCATCCGCGTCAAGGAAGGTCCGTTTACGGACTTCAACGGATCCGTCGAGGAAGTAAACTACGAAAAGAGTCGACTTCGCGTTTCTGTTATGATCTTTGGCCGTTCCACTCCGGTTGAGCTGGAATTTGCGCAGGTTGAAAAAACCTGA
- a CDS encoding TetR family transcriptional regulator: MARRTKAEADETRIKLLDAAEQVFFEKGVARASLNEIAQRAGATRGAVYWHFKDKVDVFSSMLDRICMPFEEICDDKYGDLAPLDRIRRSIYAVFDSMDGDERRRKVFDTALFKLEYVGELESVREGHVESFACSQRKFAIDLEQAASRDQVAMKMSPQEAALGLHSLFVGLIHGWVLNEGNFPLRSMGEKAVEAYLAGLGFGPSKLATGG, translated from the coding sequence ATGGCACGACGTACCAAAGCAGAGGCGGACGAGACGCGCATCAAGCTGCTGGATGCGGCAGAACAGGTGTTCTTCGAGAAGGGCGTGGCCCGCGCCTCGCTCAACGAGATCGCCCAGCGCGCAGGCGCAACCCGCGGCGCGGTGTACTGGCACTTCAAAGACAAGGTCGATGTGTTTTCATCGATGCTCGATCGCATCTGCATGCCCTTTGAGGAAATTTGTGACGACAAATACGGCGACCTGGCGCCTCTTGATCGAATTCGCAGATCAATTTATGCAGTTTTTGACAGTATGGATGGGGACGAACGCCGCCGCAAGGTGTTTGACACCGCGCTGTTCAAGCTCGAATACGTGGGCGAGTTGGAGAGCGTGCGCGAAGGCCATGTCGAGAGCTTTGCCTGCTCACAGCGCAAATTTGCCATCGACCTGGAGCAGGCCGCCAGCCGGGATCAGGTCGCCATGAAGATGAGCCCGCAAGAGGCTGCGCTGGGTCTGCACTCCTTGTTTGTCGGGCTGATCCACGGATGGGTGCTCAATGAGGGCAACTTTCCGCTGCGCAGCATGGGCGAAAAGGCGGTGGAGGCCTATCTGGCCGGCCTGGGCTTTGGGCCAAGCAAGCTGGCTACAGGCGGGTAG
- a CDS encoding efflux RND transporter periplasmic adaptor subunit codes for MYEANQSTGNLPASTSKRRKAGVLALTLVAALVLTACGNKKDEQAAPQGGAPKPPEVSVLTVKLESIPLVADLPGRLEPVRVAQVGARVAGILQKRLFTEGSDVKAGQVLYHIDNAPYRANLESAQATLAQAQATLAQAASTARRYKPLVEANAISKQEYDVAVANEKAALAQVAAGKAGVTNANINLGYAAVTAPISGRIGRSLVTEGALVGQSGVTELAVIQQINPLYVNVTQSSSEILRMREALKTGKLAKAGDNAAKVIVYTDDGKPYPHPGKLLFTDLTVDPATGQVSVRAELPNPENMLLPGMYVRVHIQEAQVDNAVLVPQQAVTRNEKGNTVMIVAADGSVSPRAVQISQSKGTNWVVSEGLKAGDQIMVDGFIKLGMGATHVTPVPWKNPSDKAAAPAAPAAGAAPQADAPAADKPAASADAAGNAASSK; via the coding sequence ATGTATGAAGCAAACCAATCTACCGGGAACCTCCCAGCCTCTACCAGCAAGCGCCGCAAAGCCGGCGTGCTGGCCTTGACGCTGGTCGCCGCCCTGGTCTTGACCGCCTGCGGCAACAAAAAGGACGAGCAAGCAGCCCCACAAGGCGGCGCGCCCAAGCCTCCCGAAGTCAGCGTCCTGACGGTGAAGCTGGAAAGCATTCCTCTGGTCGCCGACCTGCCCGGTCGCCTGGAGCCCGTGCGCGTGGCCCAAGTAGGTGCGCGCGTGGCCGGTATCCTGCAAAAGCGCCTGTTCACCGAAGGCTCGGATGTGAAGGCCGGACAGGTGCTCTACCACATCGATAATGCGCCCTACCGCGCCAATCTGGAAAGCGCACAGGCGACTCTGGCCCAAGCCCAGGCCACCTTGGCCCAGGCTGCATCCACTGCCCGCCGCTACAAGCCGCTGGTCGAGGCCAACGCCATCAGCAAGCAGGAATACGATGTCGCCGTCGCCAACGAAAAGGCGGCGCTGGCCCAAGTGGCTGCTGGCAAGGCTGGCGTGACCAATGCCAACATCAACCTCGGCTATGCCGCTGTTACCGCGCCCATCTCCGGTCGCATTGGCCGCTCCTTGGTGACCGAAGGTGCGCTGGTCGGCCAAAGTGGTGTGACCGAGCTGGCCGTGATCCAGCAGATCAACCCGCTGTATGTGAACGTGACGCAGTCCTCGTCCGAGATCCTGCGCATGCGCGAAGCCCTCAAGACCGGCAAGCTGGCCAAGGCGGGCGATAACGCCGCCAAGGTCATCGTCTACACCGATGACGGCAAGCCTTATCCCCATCCCGGCAAGCTGCTGTTCACCGATCTGACGGTAGACCCCGCTACCGGCCAAGTGAGCGTGCGCGCCGAGCTGCCCAACCCCGAAAACATGCTGCTGCCGGGCATGTATGTGCGCGTGCACATCCAGGAAGCCCAAGTGGACAACGCCGTGCTGGTGCCCCAGCAAGCGGTGACCCGCAATGAGAAGGGCAATACCGTGATGATCGTCGCCGCTGACGGCTCGGTCAGCCCACGGGCCGTGCAGATCAGCCAGTCCAAGGGTACCAACTGGGTGGTGAGCGAAGGCCTGAAGGCTGGCGACCAAATCATGGTCGATGGCTTCATCAAGCTGGGCATGGGCGCGACACACGTCACGCCGGTGCCATGGAAGAACCCGAGCGACAAGGCCGCAGCGCCGGCGGCGCCAGCAGCAGGGGCAGCGCCCCAGGCGGATGCGCCGGCTGCGGACAAGCCCGCCGCTTCGGCAGATGCTGCAGGCAACGCCGCCTCCAGCAAATAA
- the rplL gene encoding 50S ribosomal protein L7/L12, whose protein sequence is MAFDKDAFLTSLDSMTVLELNDLVKAIEEKFGVSAAAMAAPAAGGGGAAAVEEKTEFNLVLLEAGANKVGVIKAVREITGLGLKEAKDMVDGAPKVLKEAMPKADAEAAVKKLVDAGGKAELK, encoded by the coding sequence ATGGCATTCGATAAAGACGCATTCTTGACCTCCCTGGACAGCATGACTGTTCTGGAACTGAACGACCTGGTCAAGGCAATTGAAGAGAAGTTTGGCGTGAGCGCTGCTGCTATGGCCGCTCCTGCTGCTGGTGGCGGCGGTGCTGCTGCTGTGGAAGAAAAGACCGAGTTCAACCTGGTGCTGCTGGAAGCCGGCGCTAACAAGGTTGGCGTGATCAAGGCCGTGCGTGAAATCACCGGCCTGGGTCTGAAGGAAGCCAAGGACATGGTTGACGGCGCCCCTAAGGTGCTGAAGGAAGCCATGCCTAAGGCCGACGCTGAAGCCGCTGTGAAGAAGCTGGTTGACGCTGGCGGTAAGGCTGAACTCAAGTAA
- the rplK gene encoding 50S ribosomal protein L11, with translation MAKKIVGFIKLQVPAGKANPSPPIGPALGQRGLNIMEFCKAFNAQTQGVEPGLPLPVVITAFADKSFTFIIKTPPATVLIKKAIKLDKGSANPLATKVGKITRAQLEEIAKTKLKDMNAADIDAAVRTLAGSARSMGVTVEGL, from the coding sequence ATGGCAAAGAAAATTGTCGGCTTCATCAAGCTGCAAGTACCAGCTGGTAAAGCCAATCCATCGCCACCCATTGGTCCAGCACTGGGTCAACGTGGTCTTAACATCATGGAATTCTGCAAGGCGTTCAACGCCCAGACCCAAGGTGTTGAGCCAGGTCTGCCACTGCCCGTGGTCATCACCGCTTTTGCGGACAAGAGCTTCACGTTCATCATCAAGACGCCACCCGCAACGGTGCTGATCAAGAAGGCGATCAAGCTCGACAAGGGTTCGGCAAATCCTCTGGCTACCAAGGTTGGCAAGATCACCCGCGCTCAGCTGGAAGAGATCGCAAAGACCAAGCTGAAGGACATGAACGCTGCTGACATCGACGCCGCAGTGCGCACGTTGGCTGGTTCTGCCCGTTCCATGGGCGTTACGGTGGAGGGCCTCTAA
- the tuf gene encoding elongation factor Tu, producing the protein MAKGKFERTKPHVNVGTIGHVDHGKTTLTAAIATVLSKKFGGEAKAYDQIDAAPEEKARGITINTAHVEYETANRHYAHVDCPGHADYVKNMITGAAQMDGAVLVCSAADGPMPQTREHILLARQVGVPYIIVFLNKCDMVDDEELLELVEMEVRELLDKYDFPGDDTPIIRGSAKLALEGDQSEKGEPAILRLAEALDTYIPTPERAVDGAFLMPVEDVFSISGRGTVVTGRIERGIIKVGEEIEIVGIKDTVKTIVTGVEMFRKLLDQGQAGDNVGLLLRGTKREDVERGQVLCKPNSIKPHTHFTAEVYVLSKDEGGRHTPFFNNYRPQFYFRTTDVTGAIELPADKEMVMPGDNVSITVKLINPIAMEEGLRFAIREGGRTVGAGVVAKIIA; encoded by the coding sequence ATGGCAAAAGGAAAATTCGAGCGCACCAAGCCGCACGTCAACGTAGGCACCATCGGTCACGTCGACCACGGTAAGACCACGCTGACGGCTGCTATTGCAACCGTGCTGTCCAAGAAGTTTGGTGGCGAAGCCAAGGCTTACGACCAAATCGACGCTGCTCCTGAAGAAAAGGCCCGCGGTATTACCATCAATACCGCCCACGTTGAGTACGAAACGGCTAACCGCCACTACGCTCACGTGGACTGCCCAGGTCACGCTGACTATGTGAAGAACATGATCACCGGCGCTGCCCAGATGGACGGCGCTGTGCTGGTGTGCTCGGCCGCTGACGGCCCCATGCCCCAGACCCGCGAACACATCCTGCTGGCTCGCCAGGTGGGCGTGCCTTACATCATCGTGTTCCTGAACAAGTGCGACATGGTCGATGACGAAGAGCTGCTGGAGCTGGTGGAAATGGAAGTCCGCGAACTGCTGGACAAGTACGATTTCCCAGGTGACGACACCCCTATCATCCGCGGCTCGGCTAAGCTGGCTCTGGAAGGCGACCAATCCGAAAAGGGTGAACCCGCTATCCTGCGTCTGGCTGAAGCTCTGGACACCTACATCCCAACGCCTGAGCGCGCTGTGGACGGTGCTTTCCTGATGCCCGTGGAAGACGTGTTCTCCATCTCCGGTCGTGGCACCGTGGTGACCGGCCGTATCGAGCGCGGTATCATCAAGGTCGGCGAAGAAATCGAAATCGTCGGTATCAAAGACACCGTCAAGACCATCGTGACCGGCGTGGAAATGTTCCGCAAGCTGCTGGACCAAGGTCAAGCTGGTGACAACGTTGGCCTGCTGCTGCGCGGCACCAAGCGTGAAGATGTTGAGCGTGGCCAAGTGCTGTGCAAGCCTAACTCGATCAAGCCACACACCCACTTCACCGCTGAAGTGTATGTGCTGAGCAAGGACGAGGGCGGCCGCCACACCCCCTTCTTCAACAACTACCGTCCTCAGTTCTACTTCCGTACCACGGACGTGACCGGCGCCATCGAGCTGCCAGCTGACAAGGAAATGGTTATGCCTGGCGATAACGTGTCGATCACCGTCAAGCTGATCAACCCCATCGCTATGGAAGAAGGTCTGCGTTTCGCTATTCGCGAAGGCGGCCGTACCGTGGGCGCTGGCGTGGTTGCCAAGATCATTGCTTAA
- the rplJ gene encoding 50S ribosomal protein L10, which yields MSLNRSEKEAVIVEVTSLAAKAQTLVLAEYRGITVADMTKLRVEARKQGVTLSVLKNTLARRAVAGTSFEVVADQMTGPLIYGFSEDAIAAAKVVADFAKTNDKLVIRGGAFEGKALDANSVKQLASVPSKEVLLAQLCGLLMSPISRTAVVLGALAAKKGEGAEVVAEVAEVAAA from the coding sequence TTGAGTCTGAATCGCAGTGAGAAAGAAGCGGTCATCGTTGAAGTGACCAGCCTCGCCGCAAAAGCTCAAACGCTTGTGTTGGCGGAATACCGCGGCATTACGGTCGCTGACATGACGAAGCTGCGCGTGGAAGCGCGCAAGCAAGGTGTGACGCTGAGTGTTCTGAAGAACACCCTGGCTCGTCGCGCTGTTGCTGGTACCAGCTTCGAAGTGGTGGCTGACCAAATGACCGGCCCGCTGATCTACGGTTTCTCTGAAGATGCAATCGCCGCTGCCAAGGTAGTGGCCGATTTCGCGAAGACCAACGACAAGTTGGTGATTCGCGGTGGTGCATTCGAAGGAAAAGCGTTGGACGCTAACAGCGTTAAGCAACTGGCAAGTGTGCCTTCCAAGGAAGTGCTGCTGGCCCAATTGTGTGGCTTGCTCATGTCGCCAATCTCGCGTACGGCCGTTGTGCTGGGCGCTCTGGCGGCCAAAAAGGGCGAAGGCGCGGAAGTAGTCGCCGAAGTCGCCGAAGTTGCTGCAGCTTAA
- the secE gene encoding preprotein translocase subunit SecE — MAATQVETVSSGADKLKLFAVAALVIAGIAGFYLLSKQGAIAQWAVLIVGLIAAVTVFLVSEPGKQFVGFAKDSWREVKKVVWPSRKETLQMTAYVFAFVVVMSLFLWMTDKTLEWVLYDLVLGWRK; from the coding sequence ATGGCTGCTACACAAGTTGAAACTGTTAGTTCTGGTGCGGACAAGCTCAAGCTGTTCGCCGTAGCTGCATTGGTCATCGCCGGTATCGCCGGCTTTTACCTGTTGTCCAAACAAGGTGCGATCGCCCAGTGGGCCGTGCTGATTGTTGGGCTGATTGCGGCTGTCACCGTTTTTCTGGTGTCTGAACCAGGCAAGCAATTTGTTGGTTTTGCCAAGGATTCCTGGCGTGAAGTCAAGAAGGTGGTCTGGCCTTCGCGCAAAGAGACGCTGCAGATGACGGCCTACGTGTTCGCGTTTGTCGTCGTCATGTCTTTGTTCTTGTGGATGACTGATAAAACGCTGGAGTGGGTCTTGTATGACCTGGTTCTGGGCTGGAGGAAGTAA